Genomic segment of Primulina tabacum isolate GXHZ01 chromosome 11, ASM2559414v2, whole genome shotgun sequence:
CAGATGATGAACCCTATGATGTATGGAGTTCTATCAAGTTTTAAATTGGCCAACTCTGCATTGCCtatcaattaaattaaattcataaaatGTACAAACAAGTAATTTTATCGGTGGGCTATTGTTTTAGGATGAAGAAAATTATGAGGGCGAGTTTGAGATGTACAGGGTTCAAGGAACTCTCAGGGAATGGGTTACCAGAGATGAAGTAAGGCACTTCATTGCCAAAAAAATCAAGGATTTCTTGCTCACATATCTGAACCCTAAGAATGAGCACAGAGATTTTGAGTATTTACGGCAAATAAATGAAATGGTAGCTGGTAAGACATCTACTCCCTTACCATCTACTCCAGCATGAATGCAGAGTTGATAGTTTTCCTTTTCTCCTTTATAACATTCAATAGGTAACTGCTGAATGCTTGCTTATGTCAATGAGTTGCACATGATATGAACCTGCCTGCATTTGAACTTTTTGATTTTCATCTGCAGTTAACAAATGTAGCCTTGAGATTGATTACAAACAATTCATCTATATACACCCAAACATTGCCATCTGGCTGGCAGATGCTCCACAGTCTGTCCTTGAAGTCATGGAAGAAGTTGCCAACAAGGTTGTATTTGACTTGCATCCAAATTATAGGAAAATTCATCAAAAAATCTACGTGCGCATCACGAACCTGCCGGTGTATGATCAGATACGCAACATCAGGTATTATTGGGTCTGTCAATGGTTTTTCCAAGGAATGTTTGTTTAATGTGCTATTTACTTTTCATTTGTTCTTCACAGGCAGATACATTTGAACACTATGATTCGCATTGGTGGGGTTGTGACCCGACGCACAGGGGTCTTTCCTCAGTTGCAGCAAGTTAAATATGACTGTAACAAATGTGGAACAGTTTTGGGGCCATTTTTTCAGAATTCATATTCAGAGGTGAAGGTTGGTTCTTGTCCAGAGTGTCAATCAAAGGGACCATTCACTGTTAACATTGAACAGGTTTATGTTCTCTTTCTGCTACTTTCATTTTAGCCCAAGTTATAAGTGACAACTGTTCTAATTTGAACTCCTTTCTATGCTGCAGACAATATATAGGAATTACCAGAAACTCACTCTCCAAGAAAGCCCTGGAATTGTTCCTGCAGGTCGACTTCCGAGATACAAGGAAGTAATACTGTTGAATGATCTCATCGATTGTGCCCGACCCGGAGAAGAGATTGTAATACATCACATTTTGAACCTTTATTTTTCACTGTAACTCAACTCTTTGCTAAATCTTTTCATTTGGGtgacattttttattttcataatccAGGAGGTGACTGGCATATACACCAACAATTTTGACTTGTCTTTGAATACAAAGAACGGATTTCCTGTCTTTGCCACTGTTATTGAAGCAAATTATGTCACCAAGAAACACGACCTCTTTTCAGCTTACAAGCTTACCGAAGAGGACAAAGAAGAAATTGAGAAGCTGGCCAAAGATCCCAGAATTGGAGAACGAGTAGGTTCACCAGTCTTGACTGAATACCTGCTCTATCACTGATTGCTTTAATGTCAATGTATTTTCCTACTAAACTTTGTTTACTTTTTAATGTTTTAGATTGTTAAGTCCATAGCCCCATCAATCTATGGTCATGAGGACATAAAGACTGCAATAGCTCTTGCTATGTTTGGTGGCCAagagaaaaatgttgaaggGAAACACAGATTACGAGGGGATATAAATGTACTCCTGTTGGGTGATCCAGGCACTGCCAAGTCCCAGTTCCTCAAGTAAGAACATTTTGATCATTTGTTTCTGTGTGAATTATAGGCTAATATCAGCCGAACAAATCATTAGGTACGTCGAGAAAACTGGACAAAGGGCTGTTTATACAACTGGTAAAGGAGCTTCTGCTGTAGGTCTCACTGCAGCAGTTCACAAGGATCCAGTCACACGAGAATGGACCCTTGAAGGAGGGGCTCTTGTTTTGGCCGATAGAGGCATATGTCTTATTGATGAATTTGATAAAATGAATGATCAAGACAGGTGAGAAATTGTTTGAGGATGCATGTGCTCTTGGTTTCATTACATCGTCATTCCTGTAAAAGTTACTCATTATTCAGGGTAAGCATTCATGAAGCAATGGAGCAGCAGAGTATTAGCATATCAAAAGCCGGGATAGTCACATCTCTCCAGGCACGCTGTTCAGTCATTGCTGCAGCGAATCCTGTTGGAGGAAGGTATAAAATATAGAGGTTCCATTTAATGTGACGGGTTAACGAATGATGTTAGCTGATGACAATAACACCTCATGCTGCTTAGGCTTCAAGGCTCTTAACTGATGCCAAACAATGGGCAATTTGATATATGAATCATCAGCTTTCAGTGCCTATTTTTGGCCTGGATAGATTGACAATTTGTGTAAGAGTTATCAGTCCTATGGGTTCTATTACACAAGTTACTTAAACTTGCTCGTTTGATAAGAAAACAGCTTAAGATTAATTAGGCCTCGTCGGGGGTGAGCATGaatgaaattttgatttaatcCTCTTTGTTTCTCTTCGCCTGCTCGGCTCTCTTTCTTTGTAATATGGTCCCAAATGCATCTTAGATTCCAACAAGAAAAAACAGAAAGGCTGTCTATATGATTCCAAATGCGTAGTTGCATATTTATTATTTCTCTTCTCCATATCTGTGCACTTTTCAGTGACATTACTATTTCAATGCTTTTTAAAACAAAAGGCAAAGCTAAATATTTTTGTaagattttctttttctttttaacatTTTTCAATGAAGTTGACTGCTTGAAATGGGCTTTTAGCTCTCCCATAACTGTTCTTTATATGTATTCTGGTAAACGTCCTCTTGCAGATACGATTCATCAAAGACATTTGCTCAAAATGTGGAGTTTACTGATCCAATTGTTTCCCGCTTTGACATACTCTGTGTCATAAAGGTCTATTTCAGTTTAGTTTACTGTTTTGTTTACTTGTTGCTTAAAACATTTCATAATCTTTTATTTAGTACTTACTCAccagggaaaatattttaagcatgTAGGATGTTGTAGACCCAGTAACTGATGAGATGCTGGCACAATTCGTGGTTGATAGTCACTGCAAGTCACAGCCTAAAGGTGCCAACTTGGGTGACAGATCCACAACCAATTCTCAGGATGATGTTCAAGCTTCCGTCGGAAAAACTGAGTGCGAGGTCCTCATCACTTAACTCTTGCACCTGTCAATTACTAAAGTCAATCGGATCACATATGTTCTGATTTACACTTGTGATATATCTATGCAGATAATACCCCAGGAATTGCTAAAGAAATACATCACGTATGCTAAACTGAATGTGTTCCCAAGGTTGCATCATGCTGACTTAGACAAGCTTACCCAAGTTTATGCTGAATTACGAAGAGAATCATCTGTAAGATTTCACTTGtgcaaagttttttttttcctgaacAAGTGTGAACTGATAAATTATcttattttgttgtatattgtttCTAGCATGGGCAAGGAGTTCCTATTGCGGTGAGACACATAGAATCAATGATACGAATGTCTGAAGCTCATGCAAGAATGCACCTCAGACAGCATGTCATTCAAGAAGATGTGGACATGGCTATCCGTGTCCTGCTTGAATCGTTCATCTCAACCCAAAAGTTTGGTGTGCAGAAGGCTTTGGAGAAGGTATGTATGGATTGGCCATTGTCATTGTGTGAAAAACTTTTGTTCAAGTGTTAATTTTTTCGAGCCAAAGCTTCTCAATCTGAAAGATtatattaaaatgattttaaacttCTGCAGAGCTTCCGAGGATACATGGTATTCAAAAGGGATTTCAATGGTGTTGTTCTGCACCTTCTCCGAGAACTTGTGAAGGATGCCCTGCAATTCGAAGAAATCATGTCTGGTTCTGCTGCAAATTTTTCATATATCGATGTGAAAGTAGCAGAACTGCAAAGCAAGGTAATTTAAACCCGGGAGTTGGACTAAAATTTTGCACAAGTTCCTTGAATTCTTGTTTTTGTCATTTAAGATTCAGAGGGCTGATCAAGTAAAGGTAGATTAACTCACTACCTTCCACTCAGGCACTCGACCGTGGAATCACTGATCTGAAtgctttcttcagcagctcGGAATTCTCTGGTGCCAACTTCGAGTTGGACGAGGCAAAGGGCATAATAAGGCATCATCTTGCACACTGATATCCCTCGCCTCACTCGTCAACTTTTATCATGACCTCCGAAGGGCAGGGCACATGGGGAAACTCCACAGTATGTATACTTGTGGTTTTATATTGTAGCGTTGAAAAATACGGTGCTTTCTGAATTGATTAATGATGTTTTTATCTTGACATAAATTTCCTTCGAATATGTAGTATGACCTTTTAAGTAAAACTACCAAGAAGCGATGCACttgaatattaattatttaataaaaattaaaatttgtttttttaaaaatttaatttgaatcttttttttatttatattgtgtTGGTAAAATAAGATTCACAAAACACGCATTTAGTAAAAcacatttttcttatttttagttTAGTATAAATAGTTCTTTTTCATCCAAATTCTTCTTTTGGATACAATTTTGGAAGCTTATTTCTCGCTAAACAGAACAATGAAACCTTTCCATTTTATGAGAAAAGTTCTTATGAGTCTTAACATTGGTttagtaattaattaataacttatataccttattttcaaaattgtttttcaaattaaaattcaagtaattgattttatgttataataaattataatgagcATAATATATAGAATGAATTGAactgaaacaaattttgaaaatatatatatctaagCACCACGTATAAGTTATAATAACctaaaaatcaacaaaattatggattttataaatacataaataataatttatatgagTGAAACACATTAAggacaaataattattaatttaaaatatttatgattaatTCATCCAAATATTAtcaaactaattaaataataatattgataacaaaatataatatataatattaaatttaaatattatttaacttCATACAGAATTTTTTTACCATTTGTTTTAGAATTATATATCATagataaattaattttcatatacattagttaataaataattttttaaaagtatataatttatatttttcattaagcTATCaattacaattatatatatattatgtatttgTATGTGTTTAGTGATTGTATATTGTTGGGAtcagaaaaaaatttagatgaggtgaataaattctttaaaaatatatgcTATTAAAATTTGTCTTCAATCTTGTTAGGCGGTTGAAAGATTTTCTCAAACGGTTAGAATATGAACCACGTGAAAAGTGTGGAAGACGATTCAATATTTCTAATGATATTTTCAACCGGTTGGCAATTCAAATAACAAGATATAGTTTGAAATGTAAAAACTTATGAAAAGTAAAGACACAggaattttatggatgttcggagaaaaaTGCTCATACCCCTTTCTTCATCtgtaggaaggattccactaaaacaCTTgtctgatatatatattttttaaaaaaattgttactaaaatattttaattttttattatagctAAATctcttaattataaatatattattattaaatttcatattattatatacttTTCTTGTTATTGTACTAttgtatatataattaattttttcttatattttcttgtgatactatgatttattacttaattagaaattacactaaaatataattacaaaattgcattaaaatcataaaataacatgtagaaagaaaattaaaagaataaaatatttaaagttagtGTAAAGATGAAATaatagaaaatttacaatgaaaaatgttgttattctttttacacttttatgagtataatagttaaatatatattcttttaattttttaatgattttttaaaattaaaaatatattcttttaatattttttctaagaattatgtagcaagaaaatgttatttctataatgtatttttattatcaaatatcaattcaatttttatgtaacattattttcaaagtttcttaTGTTGaaattttctattaaaaaataaaaaaaacactaTTATGATCTTCATGTATTTAATGACTGTGTAAAAATTTTTTCATTCAATTAATCtaacaacacacaatttatgagaatagtagaaaatttacaatgaaaaactttgttattttttttacacttttataagtataatagttaaatatatattcttttaatatttttaataaaaaatatatatttttattaaaaaaagctattcttttaatatttttttgtaaaaattatgtacgaagaaaatattatttctctaatgtattttttattatcgaatatctattcaatttttatgtaatattattttcaaaatttcttattttacaattttttattaaagattttttaaaTTGCAAAATTATGATAAATGATTTTAGAATTGAAACTAAGAAAAGATTTAGTCTGATTTTGGTTCTACTGTTCTTGAGAACCATAGTCAGGTTTAGCTTTAGACATTTAATGTCTAAATATTAATCAATCTTAgtagatattttaaatatcacCAAATTTTTGTGTaatgaatttataaatttgttgTATGTGTAATCTTTTTTAAAAGTGCTACTAAAATCTTTACTTTTCTTACTATAGTCAAACTCTCCAAATTTTTCTAAGTGCTTCATATTTTATGTGACATtcataattattgatataaattcTTTTAATAAAGTTATTAAACTATTTACTTTCAATTCTTTgtttaaaaatccataaaatatgttagtattaaacttcacattatcatattattttatatttatcatgTTATTCTACTATTGGACAtatagttaaatttttttatatatcttcttataatactataatttatttattatttaattaaaaattgcactaaaatataattacaaaattataataaaatcattaaaaaaatgtatagagaaaattaaaagaataaaatatttaaatgtagtATAAAGATCAATTATTTGATAAATTTAATATAAGAGTTACATTTTATTATTGAAATGGTATAAATTACTACAATCAATGTATGTTGTAATAACAATTTATTAGTATTTGTTacaattttacatatatatccttatatgattttttgaattCATATTAATAAAGAAGACATCTGTGTCTTTTCACAATTGAAAAAAACAAATGAGTGATCTACACTTTTATAGGTAATATATATAGTTCATATTAATAAAGAAGACATTTGTGTCTTTTCACAATTGGAAAACAAATGAGtgatccacacttttataggtatatagatttATCCATGTAAAACCAAATTTTGTTTTGTCTATATGAAGTAACGAGATGAATGAAAATTTATACATACAATAAATTAAATGAACAAGCTCGTGAGAATGGTGAAAAAGAAGAGCTCTCAATTTCGTAAAGAATATAACACGATCACTATTGATCGTCTAAGAAATGCACCGGTATCAATCTGTAGCTGCAGCTATCCTTTCAGTTTCATTAGACAAAATAttacatgatttttaaaattttttttctattttttattaatagttTCATTCAATCAAATGCaacgataaaaaaaatcaatttgacAAAAGTCTCCAATTCTCATAGGgtaatatcaaattatattaaaaaatatatgtaataattcttgataataaaatttaaatatattcattaaataatattcCGACCAAACTAGCTCTaaatataatgcatataaatACTCCTAGGATTTTTAACTTTTCCTTTCTTCAAGCCATCAACGCCTAAACGCCTAAGCCATCTTTCTCACTTTCATTTTTGAACTATACAGTTAACTTCTTAAATTCCTAAAAATTTCTTCTTGCTTTTAATTTCAACTGGTGTCTGCCACCGCCTATCCTCTTACCACCACATACGACCACGGtttaagttcaagtttcaattttttattttttcgccaCAGAGAAGATATCTCCTTATTATTGCATCTCCACATATTGTCATTACATAAACACACCCATAAATCTTGTACAGTGTCGCTAAAAAAATTCGAGGTTTCCCAGGTCTCACAAGTCCAACCCGTCCCGTTTCGGATTCAGGGTGGGACGA
This window contains:
- the LOC142517758 gene encoding DNA replication licensing factor MCM2, producing MADDSPPHDNDNRPRDNGDRPSSPGSPTSTGFNTDQLPLNSSQNYSDYDDDEASVDPPIIGDVLEDNVNDDEEEEQGEDLFNDDFMDDYRRMDQQDQYESQGLDDSMEDERDLNQIIADRRAAEIELDAREVHVFNSRIPELLREQDTDDDGYRPSKRTRPERPPPSTPGSTDDADGMASSPGRSQRGNSREDVHMTDQTDDEPYDDEENYEGEFEMYRVQGTLREWVTRDEVRHFIAKKIKDFLLTYLNPKNEHRDFEYLRQINEMVAVNKCSLEIDYKQFIYIHPNIAIWLADAPQSVLEVMEEVANKVVFDLHPNYRKIHQKIYVRITNLPVYDQIRNIRQIHLNTMIRIGGVVTRRTGVFPQLQQVKYDCNKCGTVLGPFFQNSYSEVKVGSCPECQSKGPFTVNIEQTIYRNYQKLTLQESPGIVPAGRLPRYKEVILLNDLIDCARPGEEIEVTGIYTNNFDLSLNTKNGFPVFATVIEANYVTKKHDLFSAYKLTEEDKEEIEKLAKDPRIGERIVKSIAPSIYGHEDIKTAIALAMFGGQEKNVEGKHRLRGDINVLLLGDPGTAKSQFLKYVEKTGQRAVYTTGKGASAVGLTAAVHKDPVTREWTLEGGALVLADRGICLIDEFDKMNDQDRVSIHEAMEQQSISISKAGIVTSLQARCSVIAAANPVGGRYDSSKTFAQNVEFTDPIVSRFDILCVIKDVVDPVTDEMLAQFVVDSHCKSQPKGANLGDRSTTNSQDDVQASVGKTECEIIPQELLKKYITYAKLNVFPRLHHADLDKLTQVYAELRRESSHGQGVPIAVRHIESMIRMSEAHARMHLRQHVIQEDVDMAIRVLLESFISTQKFGVQKALEKSFRGYMVFKRDFNGVVLHLLRELVKDALQFEEIMSGSAANFSYIDVKVAELQSKALDRGITDLNAFFSSSEFSGANFELDEAKGIIRHHLAH